A genomic window from Salvelinus sp. IW2-2015 linkage group LG13, ASM291031v2, whole genome shotgun sequence includes:
- the cnot2 gene encoding CCR4-NOT transcription complex subunit 2 isoform X6: MFSATRKKFVEGVESDYPDENMYYSQPSMYPHRSDKDVSALSARSHIPTTAPFDLEMLSSPSPSSSGQLSQLGASLYGPQSALGFSIRGMGNNTPQLNRSLTQGTPLPSHITPTTGVPTMSLHTPPSPSRGILPMNSRNMLNHSQVGQGIGMGGGRTNSMGRSGLGSPNRSPPSIICMPKQQPARQPFTINSMSGFGMNRNQAFGMNNSLSSNIFNGTVFNLPLTDGSENVTGLDLSDFPALADRSRREGSANPTPLLNPLAGRAPYEASSLHLMTSSVGMVTKPSNEPTQDFSIHNEDFPALPGPNYKDSTLSNDDSKTNLNSTGKSTSSADGPKFPGDKTSSAQNNSQKKGIQVLPDGRVTNIPGGMVTDQFGMIGLLTFIRAAETDPGMVHLALGSDLTTLGLNLNSPENLYPKFASPWASAPCRPQDIDFHVPSEYLTNIHIRDKLAAIKLARYGEDLLFYLYYMNGGDLLQLLAAVELFNRDWRYHKEERVWITRAPGMEPTLKTNTYERGTYYFFDCLNWRKVAKVKEFHLEYEKLEERPHVPSTFNYNPAQQAF; the protein is encoded by the exons ATGTTCAGTGCTACGAGAAAGAAGTTTGTAGAGGGGGTGGAAAGTGACTACCCTGATGAGAACATGTACTACAGCCAGCCGTCCATGTACCCACATCGGTCGGACAAAGACGTAAGTGCTCTGTCTGCTCGATCGCACATCCCTACTACAGCTCCCTTTGATCTTGAA ATGCTCTCGTCTCCCTCACCGTCGTCATCAGGTCAACTATCCCAGCTTGGGGCCAGTTTATATGGCCCACAGA GTGCACTAGGCTTCTCGATAAGGGGCATGGGTAACAACACGCCTCAGTTAAACCGSAGCTTAACGCAAGGCACTCCGCTACCGAGCCATATCACCCCCACCACTGGGGTACCCACCATGTCCCTCCATACTCCACCCTCGCCAAGCAG GGGGATCCTGCCGATGAACTCGAGGAACATGCTGAACCACTCCCAGGTGGGCCAGGGCATCGGGATGGGCGGCGGCAGGACCAACAGCATGGGCAGRTCAGGGCTGGGCAGCCCCAACCGCAGCCCCCCCAGCATTATCTGTATGCCCAAACAGCAGCCTGCACGGCAGCCCTTCACCATCAACAG CATGTCGGGATTCGGGATGAACCGGAACCAGGCGTTTGGAATGAACAACTCGTTATCAAGCAACATCTTCAATGGCACAG TCTTTAACCTGCCCCTCACAGACGGCAGTGAAAACGTGACGGGGCTAGACCTGTCTGACTTCCCTGCGTTAGCAGACAGGAGTCGGAGGGAAGGAAGCGCAAACCCAACGCCACTACTTAACCCACTAGCTGGAAGGGCCCCCTATG AAGCCTCTTCTCTTCATCTCATGACCTCATCAGTTGGCATGGTGACGAAGCCATCGAACGAGCCGACGCAGGATTTCTCCATCCACAACGAGGACTTCCCTGCACTGCCTGGTCCCAACTACAAGGACTCCACGTTGAGCAACGATGACAGCAAAACA AACCTAAACTCTACAGGCAAGAGCACGTCCAGTGCAGACGGTCCTAAGTTCCCCGGAGACAAGACGAGCTCAGCACAGAACAACAGCCAGAAGAAAGGGATCCAGGTGTTACCTGACG GGCGGGTGACGAACATTCCCGGGGGAATGGTGACGGACCAGTTTGGGATGATTGGCTTGCTGACGTTTATCCGAGCAGCGGAGACGGACCCGGGCATGGTGCACTTGGCACTGGGGAGTGACCTCACAACGCTTGGACTCAACCTCAACTCTCCAGA AAACCTGTACCCCAAGTTTGCTTCCCCCTGGGCATCAGCACCGTGTCGACCTCAAGACATTG ACTTCCACGTCCCCTCTGAGTACTTAACCAACATCCACATAAGGGACAAG ctgGCAGCTATTAAACTGGCGCGGTACGGTGAAGACCTGCTGTTCTATCTGTACTACATGAACGGAGGAGACCTGCTACAGCTCCTGGCAGCAGTAGAGCT CTTTAACCGGGATTGGCGGTACCACAAAGAGGAGCGGGTGTGGATCACGCGGGCGCCGGGCATGGAGCCCACACTAAAGACCAACACCTATGAGAGGGGGACCTACTACTTCTTTGATTGTCTTAACTGGAGGAAGGTAGCCAAGGTAAAG GAGTTCCACCTGGAGTACGAAAAGCTAGAAGAGAGGCCCCACGTCCCATCTACCTTCAACTACAACCCAGCTCAGCAGGCCTTCTGA
- the cnot2 gene encoding CCR4-NOT transcription complex subunit 2 isoform X4, with amino-acid sequence MLTNAFSHTSMITVTNGMFSATRKKFVEGVESDYPDENMYYSQPSMYPHRSDKDVSALSARSHIPTTAPFDLEMLSSPSPSSSGQLSQLGASLYGPQSALGFSIRGMGNNTPQLNRSLTQGTPLPSHITPTTGVPTMSLHTPPSPSRGILPMNSRNMLNHSQVGQGIGMGGGRTNSMGRSGLGSPNRSPPSIICMPKQQPARQPFTINSMSGFGMNRNQAFGMNNSLSSNIFNGTDGSENVTGLDLSDFPALADRSRREGSANPTPLLNPLAGRAPYEASSLHLMTSSVGMVTKPSNEPTQDFSIHNEDFPALPGPNYKDSTLSNDDSKTNLNSTGKSTSSADGPKFPGDKTSSAQNNSQKKGIQVLPDGRVTNIPGGMVTDQFGMIGLLTFIRAAETDPGMVHLALGSDLTTLGLNLNSPENLYPKFASPWASAPCRPQDIDFHVPSEYLTNIHIRDKLAAIKLARYGEDLLFYLYYMNGGDLLQLLAAVELFNRDWRYHKEERVWITRAPGMEPTLKTNTYERGTYYFFDCLNWRKVAKVKEFHLEYEKLEERPHVPSTFNYNPAQQAF; translated from the exons ATGTTGACCAATGCATTTTCACACACCAGCATGATAACA GTGACAAACGGCATGTTCAGTGCTACGAGAAAGAAGTTTGTAGAGGGGGTGGAAAGTGACTACCCTGATGAGAACATGTACTACAGCCAGCCGTCCATGTACCCACATCGGTCGGACAAAGACGTAAGTGCTCTGTCTGCTCGATCGCACATCCCTACTACAGCTCCCTTTGATCTTGAA ATGCTCTCGTCTCCCTCACCGTCGTCATCAGGTCAACTATCCCAGCTTGGGGCCAGTTTATATGGCCCACAGA GTGCACTAGGCTTCTCGATAAGGGGCATGGGTAACAACACGCCTCAGTTAAACCGSAGCTTAACGCAAGGCACTCCGCTACCGAGCCATATCACCCCCACCACTGGGGTACCCACCATGTCCCTCCATACTCCACCCTCGCCAAGCAG GGGGATCCTGCCGATGAACTCGAGGAACATGCTGAACCACTCCCAGGTGGGCCAGGGCATCGGGATGGGCGGCGGCAGGACCAACAGCATGGGCAGRTCAGGGCTGGGCAGCCCCAACCGCAGCCCCCCCAGCATTATCTGTATGCCCAAACAGCAGCCTGCACGGCAGCCCTTCACCATCAACAG CATGTCGGGATTCGGGATGAACCGGAACCAGGCGTTTGGAATGAACAACTCGTTATCAAGCAACATCTTCAATGGCACAG ACGGCAGTGAAAACGTGACGGGGCTAGACCTGTCTGACTTCCCTGCGTTAGCAGACAGGAGTCGGAGGGAAGGAAGCGCAAACCCAACGCCACTACTTAACCCACTAGCTGGAAGGGCCCCCTATG AAGCCTCTTCTCTTCATCTCATGACCTCATCAGTTGGCATGGTGACGAAGCCATCGAACGAGCCGACGCAGGATTTCTCCATCCACAACGAGGACTTCCCTGCACTGCCTGGTCCCAACTACAAGGACTCCACGTTGAGCAACGATGACAGCAAAACA AACCTAAACTCTACAGGCAAGAGCACGTCCAGTGCAGACGGTCCTAAGTTCCCCGGAGACAAGACGAGCTCAGCACAGAACAACAGCCAGAAGAAAGGGATCCAGGTGTTACCTGACG GGCGGGTGACGAACATTCCCGGGGGAATGGTGACGGACCAGTTTGGGATGATTGGCTTGCTGACGTTTATCCGAGCAGCGGAGACGGACCCGGGCATGGTGCACTTGGCACTGGGGAGTGACCTCACAACGCTTGGACTCAACCTCAACTCTCCAGA AAACCTGTACCCCAAGTTTGCTTCCCCCTGGGCATCAGCACCGTGTCGACCTCAAGACATTG ACTTCCACGTCCCCTCTGAGTACTTAACCAACATCCACATAAGGGACAAG ctgGCAGCTATTAAACTGGCGCGGTACGGTGAAGACCTGCTGTTCTATCTGTACTACATGAACGGAGGAGACCTGCTACAGCTCCTGGCAGCAGTAGAGCT CTTTAACCGGGATTGGCGGTACCACAAAGAGGAGCGGGTGTGGATCACGCGGGCGCCGGGCATGGAGCCCACACTAAAGACCAACACCTATGAGAGGGGGACCTACTACTTCTTTGATTGTCTTAACTGGAGGAAGGTAGCCAAGGTAAAG GAGTTCCACCTGGAGTACGAAAAGCTAGAAGAGAGGCCCCACGTCCCATCTACCTTCAACTACAACCCAGCTCAGCAGGCCTTCTGA
- the cnot2 gene encoding CCR4-NOT transcription complex subunit 2 isoform X3: MLTNAFSHTSMITVTNGMFSATRKKFVEGVESDYPDENMYYSQPSMYPHRSDKDVSALSARSHIPTTAPFDLEMLSSPSPSSSGQLSQLGASLYGPQSALGFSIRGMGNNTPQLNRSLTQGTPLPSHITPTTGVPTMSLHTPPSPSRGILPMNSRNMLNHSQVGQGIGMGGGRTNSMGRSGLGSPNRSPPSIICMPKQQPARQPFTINSMSGFGMNRNQAFGMNNSLSSNIFNGTVFNLPLTDGSENVTGLDLSDFPALADRSRREGSANPTPLLNPLAGRAPYEASSLHLMTSSVGMVTKPSNEPTQDFSIHNEDFPALPGPNYKDSTLSNDDSKTNLNSTGKSTSSADGPKFPGDKTSSAQNNSQKKGIQVLPDGRVTNIPGGMVTDQFGMIGLLTFIRAAETDPGMVHLALGSDLTTLGLNLNSPENLYPKFASPWASAPCRPQDIDFHVPSEYLTNIHIRDKLAAIKLARYGEDLLFYLYYMNGGDLLQLLAAVELFNRDWRYHKEERVWITRAPGMEPTLKTNTYERGTYYFFDCLNWRKVAKEFHLEYEKLEERPHVPSTFNYNPAQQAF; the protein is encoded by the exons ATGTTGACCAATGCATTTTCACACACCAGCATGATAACA GTGACAAACGGCATGTTCAGTGCTACGAGAAAGAAGTTTGTAGAGGGGGTGGAAAGTGACTACCCTGATGAGAACATGTACTACAGCCAGCCGTCCATGTACCCACATCGGTCGGACAAAGACGTAAGTGCTCTGTCTGCTCGATCGCACATCCCTACTACAGCTCCCTTTGATCTTGAA ATGCTCTCGTCTCCCTCACCGTCGTCATCAGGTCAACTATCCCAGCTTGGGGCCAGTTTATATGGCCCACAGA GTGCACTAGGCTTCTCGATAAGGGGCATGGGTAACAACACGCCTCAGTTAAACCGSAGCTTAACGCAAGGCACTCCGCTACCGAGCCATATCACCCCCACCACTGGGGTACCCACCATGTCCCTCCATACTCCACCCTCGCCAAGCAG GGGGATCCTGCCGATGAACTCGAGGAACATGCTGAACCACTCCCAGGTGGGCCAGGGCATCGGGATGGGCGGCGGCAGGACCAACAGCATGGGCAGRTCAGGGCTGGGCAGCCCCAACCGCAGCCCCCCCAGCATTATCTGTATGCCCAAACAGCAGCCTGCACGGCAGCCCTTCACCATCAACAG CATGTCGGGATTCGGGATGAACCGGAACCAGGCGTTTGGAATGAACAACTCGTTATCAAGCAACATCTTCAATGGCACAG TCTTTAACCTGCCCCTCACAGACGGCAGTGAAAACGTGACGGGGCTAGACCTGTCTGACTTCCCTGCGTTAGCAGACAGGAGTCGGAGGGAAGGAAGCGCAAACCCAACGCCACTACTTAACCCACTAGCTGGAAGGGCCCCCTATG AAGCCTCTTCTCTTCATCTCATGACCTCATCAGTTGGCATGGTGACGAAGCCATCGAACGAGCCGACGCAGGATTTCTCCATCCACAACGAGGACTTCCCTGCACTGCCTGGTCCCAACTACAAGGACTCCACGTTGAGCAACGATGACAGCAAAACA AACCTAAACTCTACAGGCAAGAGCACGTCCAGTGCAGACGGTCCTAAGTTCCCCGGAGACAAGACGAGCTCAGCACAGAACAACAGCCAGAAGAAAGGGATCCAGGTGTTACCTGACG GGCGGGTGACGAACATTCCCGGGGGAATGGTGACGGACCAGTTTGGGATGATTGGCTTGCTGACGTTTATCCGAGCAGCGGAGACGGACCCGGGCATGGTGCACTTGGCACTGGGGAGTGACCTCACAACGCTTGGACTCAACCTCAACTCTCCAGA AAACCTGTACCCCAAGTTTGCTTCCCCCTGGGCATCAGCACCGTGTCGACCTCAAGACATTG ACTTCCACGTCCCCTCTGAGTACTTAACCAACATCCACATAAGGGACAAG ctgGCAGCTATTAAACTGGCGCGGTACGGTGAAGACCTGCTGTTCTATCTGTACTACATGAACGGAGGAGACCTGCTACAGCTCCTGGCAGCAGTAGAGCT CTTTAACCGGGATTGGCGGTACCACAAAGAGGAGCGGGTGTGGATCACGCGGGCGCCGGGCATGGAGCCCACACTAAAGACCAACACCTATGAGAGGGGGACCTACTACTTCTTTGATTGTCTTAACTGGAGGAAGGTAGCCAAG GAGTTCCACCTGGAGTACGAAAAGCTAGAAGAGAGGCCCCACGTCCCATCTACCTTCAACTACAACCCAGCTCAGCAGGCCTTCTGA
- the cnot2 gene encoding CCR4-NOT transcription complex subunit 2 isoform X8, producing the protein MLTNAFSHTSMITVTNGMFSATRKKFVEGVESDYPDENMYYSQPSMYPHRSDKDVSALSARSHIPTTAPFDLEMLSSPSPSSSGQLSQLGASLYGPQSALGFSIRGMGNNTPQLNRSLTQGTPLPSHITPTTGVPTMSLHTPPSPSRGILPMNSRNMLNHSQVGQGIGMGGGRTNSMGRSGLGSPNRSPPSIICMPKQQPARQPFTINSMSGFGMNRNQAFGMNNSLSSNIFNGTDGSENVTGLDLSDFPALADRSRREGSANPTPLLNPLAGRAPYVGMVTKPSNEPTQDFSIHNEDFPALPGPNYKDSTLSNDDSKTNLNSTGKSTSSADGPKFPGDKTSSAQNNSQKKGIQVLPDGRVTNIPGGMVTDQFGMIGLLTFIRAAETDPGMVHLALGSDLTTLGLNLNSPENLYPKFASPWASAPCRPQDIDFHVPSEYLTNIHIRDKLAAIKLARYGEDLLFYLYYMNGGDLLQLLAAVELFNRDWRYHKEERVWITRAPGMEPTLKTNTYERGTYYFFDCLNWRKVAKEFHLEYEKLEERPHVPSTFNYNPAQQAF; encoded by the exons ATGTTGACCAATGCATTTTCACACACCAGCATGATAACA GTGACAAACGGCATGTTCAGTGCTACGAGAAAGAAGTTTGTAGAGGGGGTGGAAAGTGACTACCCTGATGAGAACATGTACTACAGCCAGCCGTCCATGTACCCACATCGGTCGGACAAAGACGTAAGTGCTCTGTCTGCTCGATCGCACATCCCTACTACAGCTCCCTTTGATCTTGAA ATGCTCTCGTCTCCCTCACCGTCGTCATCAGGTCAACTATCCCAGCTTGGGGCCAGTTTATATGGCCCACAGA GTGCACTAGGCTTCTCGATAAGGGGCATGGGTAACAACACGCCTCAGTTAAACCGSAGCTTAACGCAAGGCACTCCGCTACCGAGCCATATCACCCCCACCACTGGGGTACCCACCATGTCCCTCCATACTCCACCCTCGCCAAGCAG GGGGATCCTGCCGATGAACTCGAGGAACATGCTGAACCACTCCCAGGTGGGCCAGGGCATCGGGATGGGCGGCGGCAGGACCAACAGCATGGGCAGRTCAGGGCTGGGCAGCCCCAACCGCAGCCCCCCCAGCATTATCTGTATGCCCAAACAGCAGCCTGCACGGCAGCCCTTCACCATCAACAG CATGTCGGGATTCGGGATGAACCGGAACCAGGCGTTTGGAATGAACAACTCGTTATCAAGCAACATCTTCAATGGCACAG ACGGCAGTGAAAACGTGACGGGGCTAGACCTGTCTGACTTCCCTGCGTTAGCAGACAGGAGTCGGAGGGAAGGAAGCGCAAACCCAACGCCACTACTTAACCCACTAGCTGGAAGGGCCCCCTATG TTGGCATGGTGACGAAGCCATCGAACGAGCCGACGCAGGATTTCTCCATCCACAACGAGGACTTCCCTGCACTGCCTGGTCCCAACTACAAGGACTCCACGTTGAGCAACGATGACAGCAAAACA AACCTAAACTCTACAGGCAAGAGCACGTCCAGTGCAGACGGTCCTAAGTTCCCCGGAGACAAGACGAGCTCAGCACAGAACAACAGCCAGAAGAAAGGGATCCAGGTGTTACCTGACG GGCGGGTGACGAACATTCCCGGGGGAATGGTGACGGACCAGTTTGGGATGATTGGCTTGCTGACGTTTATCCGAGCAGCGGAGACGGACCCGGGCATGGTGCACTTGGCACTGGGGAGTGACCTCACAACGCTTGGACTCAACCTCAACTCTCCAGA AAACCTGTACCCCAAGTTTGCTTCCCCCTGGGCATCAGCACCGTGTCGACCTCAAGACATTG ACTTCCACGTCCCCTCTGAGTACTTAACCAACATCCACATAAGGGACAAG ctgGCAGCTATTAAACTGGCGCGGTACGGTGAAGACCTGCTGTTCTATCTGTACTACATGAACGGAGGAGACCTGCTACAGCTCCTGGCAGCAGTAGAGCT CTTTAACCGGGATTGGCGGTACCACAAAGAGGAGCGGGTGTGGATCACGCGGGCGCCGGGCATGGAGCCCACACTAAAGACCAACACCTATGAGAGGGGGACCTACTACTTCTTTGATTGTCTTAACTGGAGGAAGGTAGCCAAG GAGTTCCACCTGGAGTACGAAAAGCTAGAAGAGAGGCCCCACGTCCCATCTACCTTCAACTACAACCCAGCTCAGCAGGCCTTCTGA
- the cnot2 gene encoding CCR4-NOT transcription complex subunit 2 isoform X1: MLTNAFSHTSMITVTNGMFSATRKKFVEGVESDYPDENMYYSQPSMYPHRSDKDVSALSARSHIPTTAPFDLEMLSSPSPSSSGQLSQLGASLYGPQSALGFSIRGMGNNTPQLNRSLTQGTPLPSHITPTTGVPTMSLHTPPSPSRGILPMNSRNMLNHSQVGQGIGMGGGRTNSMGRSGLGSPNRSPPSIICMPKQQPARQPFTINSMSGFGMNRNQAFGMNNSLSSNIFNGTVFNLPLTDGSENVTGLDLSDFPALADRSRREGSANPTPLLNPLAGRAPYEASSLHLMTSSVGMVTKPSNEPTQDFSIHNEDFPALPGPNYKDSTLSNDDSKTNLNSTGKSTSSADGPKFPGDKTSSAQNNSQKKGIQVLPDGRVTNIPGGMVTDQFGMIGLLTFIRAAETDPGMVHLALGSDLTTLGLNLNSPENLYPKFASPWASAPCRPQDIDFHVPSEYLTNIHIRDKLAAIKLARYGEDLLFYLYYMNGGDLLQLLAAVELFNRDWRYHKEERVWITRAPGMEPTLKTNTYERGTYYFFDCLNWRKVAKVKEFHLEYEKLEERPHVPSTFNYNPAQQAF; this comes from the exons ATGTTGACCAATGCATTTTCACACACCAGCATGATAACA GTGACAAACGGCATGTTCAGTGCTACGAGAAAGAAGTTTGTAGAGGGGGTGGAAAGTGACTACCCTGATGAGAACATGTACTACAGCCAGCCGTCCATGTACCCACATCGGTCGGACAAAGACGTAAGTGCTCTGTCTGCTCGATCGCACATCCCTACTACAGCTCCCTTTGATCTTGAA ATGCTCTCGTCTCCCTCACCGTCGTCATCAGGTCAACTATCCCAGCTTGGGGCCAGTTTATATGGCCCACAGA GTGCACTAGGCTTCTCGATAAGGGGCATGGGTAACAACACGCCTCAGTTAAACCGSAGCTTAACGCAAGGCACTCCGCTACCGAGCCATATCACCCCCACCACTGGGGTACCCACCATGTCCCTCCATACTCCACCCTCGCCAAGCAG GGGGATCCTGCCGATGAACTCGAGGAACATGCTGAACCACTCCCAGGTGGGCCAGGGCATCGGGATGGGCGGCGGCAGGACCAACAGCATGGGCAGRTCAGGGCTGGGCAGCCCCAACCGCAGCCCCCCCAGCATTATCTGTATGCCCAAACAGCAGCCTGCACGGCAGCCCTTCACCATCAACAG CATGTCGGGATTCGGGATGAACCGGAACCAGGCGTTTGGAATGAACAACTCGTTATCAAGCAACATCTTCAATGGCACAG TCTTTAACCTGCCCCTCACAGACGGCAGTGAAAACGTGACGGGGCTAGACCTGTCTGACTTCCCTGCGTTAGCAGACAGGAGTCGGAGGGAAGGAAGCGCAAACCCAACGCCACTACTTAACCCACTAGCTGGAAGGGCCCCCTATG AAGCCTCTTCTCTTCATCTCATGACCTCATCAGTTGGCATGGTGACGAAGCCATCGAACGAGCCGACGCAGGATTTCTCCATCCACAACGAGGACTTCCCTGCACTGCCTGGTCCCAACTACAAGGACTCCACGTTGAGCAACGATGACAGCAAAACA AACCTAAACTCTACAGGCAAGAGCACGTCCAGTGCAGACGGTCCTAAGTTCCCCGGAGACAAGACGAGCTCAGCACAGAACAACAGCCAGAAGAAAGGGATCCAGGTGTTACCTGACG GGCGGGTGACGAACATTCCCGGGGGAATGGTGACGGACCAGTTTGGGATGATTGGCTTGCTGACGTTTATCCGAGCAGCGGAGACGGACCCGGGCATGGTGCACTTGGCACTGGGGAGTGACCTCACAACGCTTGGACTCAACCTCAACTCTCCAGA AAACCTGTACCCCAAGTTTGCTTCCCCCTGGGCATCAGCACCGTGTCGACCTCAAGACATTG ACTTCCACGTCCCCTCTGAGTACTTAACCAACATCCACATAAGGGACAAG ctgGCAGCTATTAAACTGGCGCGGTACGGTGAAGACCTGCTGTTCTATCTGTACTACATGAACGGAGGAGACCTGCTACAGCTCCTGGCAGCAGTAGAGCT CTTTAACCGGGATTGGCGGTACCACAAAGAGGAGCGGGTGTGGATCACGCGGGCGCCGGGCATGGAGCCCACACTAAAGACCAACACCTATGAGAGGGGGACCTACTACTTCTTTGATTGTCTTAACTGGAGGAAGGTAGCCAAGGTAAAG GAGTTCCACCTGGAGTACGAAAAGCTAGAAGAGAGGCCCCACGTCCCATCTACCTTCAACTACAACCCAGCTCAGCAGGCCTTCTGA
- the cnot2 gene encoding CCR4-NOT transcription complex subunit 2 isoform X11 produces MLTNAFSHTSMITVTNGMFSATRKKFVEGVESDYPDENMYYSQPSMYPHRSDKDMLSSPSPSSSGQLSQLGASLYGPQSALGFSIRGMGNNTPQLNRSLTQGTPLPSHITPTTGVPTMSLHTPPSPSRGILPMNSRNMLNHSQVGQGIGMGGGRTNSMGRSGLGSPNRSPPSIICMPKQQPARQPFTINSMSGFGMNRNQAFGMNNSLSSNIFNGTDGSENVTGLDLSDFPALADRSRREGSANPTPLLNPLAGRAPYVGMVTKPSNEPTQDFSIHNEDFPALPGPNYKDSTLSNDDSKTNLNSTGKSTSSADGPKFPGDKTSSAQNNSQKKGIQVLPDGRVTNIPGGMVTDQFGMIGLLTFIRAAETDPGMVHLALGSDLTTLGLNLNSPENLYPKFASPWASAPCRPQDIDFHVPSEYLTNIHIRDKLAAIKLARYGEDLLFYLYYMNGGDLLQLLAAVELFNRDWRYHKEERVWITRAPGMEPTLKTNTYERGTYYFFDCLNWRKVAKEFHLEYEKLEERPHVPSTFNYNPAQQAF; encoded by the exons ATGTTGACCAATGCATTTTCACACACCAGCATGATAACA GTGACAAACGGCATGTTCAGTGCTACGAGAAAGAAGTTTGTAGAGGGGGTGGAAAGTGACTACCCTGATGAGAACATGTACTACAGCCAGCCGTCCATGTACCCACATCGGTCGGACAAAGAC ATGCTCTCGTCTCCCTCACCGTCGTCATCAGGTCAACTATCCCAGCTTGGGGCCAGTTTATATGGCCCACAGA GTGCACTAGGCTTCTCGATAAGGGGCATGGGTAACAACACGCCTCAGTTAAACCGSAGCTTAACGCAAGGCACTCCGCTACCGAGCCATATCACCCCCACCACTGGGGTACCCACCATGTCCCTCCATACTCCACCCTCGCCAAGCAG GGGGATCCTGCCGATGAACTCGAGGAACATGCTGAACCACTCCCAGGTGGGCCAGGGCATCGGGATGGGCGGCGGCAGGACCAACAGCATGGGCAGRTCAGGGCTGGGCAGCCCCAACCGCAGCCCCCCCAGCATTATCTGTATGCCCAAACAGCAGCCTGCACGGCAGCCCTTCACCATCAACAG CATGTCGGGATTCGGGATGAACCGGAACCAGGCGTTTGGAATGAACAACTCGTTATCAAGCAACATCTTCAATGGCACAG ACGGCAGTGAAAACGTGACGGGGCTAGACCTGTCTGACTTCCCTGCGTTAGCAGACAGGAGTCGGAGGGAAGGAAGCGCAAACCCAACGCCACTACTTAACCCACTAGCTGGAAGGGCCCCCTATG TTGGCATGGTGACGAAGCCATCGAACGAGCCGACGCAGGATTTCTCCATCCACAACGAGGACTTCCCTGCACTGCCTGGTCCCAACTACAAGGACTCCACGTTGAGCAACGATGACAGCAAAACA AACCTAAACTCTACAGGCAAGAGCACGTCCAGTGCAGACGGTCCTAAGTTCCCCGGAGACAAGACGAGCTCAGCACAGAACAACAGCCAGAAGAAAGGGATCCAGGTGTTACCTGACG GGCGGGTGACGAACATTCCCGGGGGAATGGTGACGGACCAGTTTGGGATGATTGGCTTGCTGACGTTTATCCGAGCAGCGGAGACGGACCCGGGCATGGTGCACTTGGCACTGGGGAGTGACCTCACAACGCTTGGACTCAACCTCAACTCTCCAGA AAACCTGTACCCCAAGTTTGCTTCCCCCTGGGCATCAGCACCGTGTCGACCTCAAGACATTG ACTTCCACGTCCCCTCTGAGTACTTAACCAACATCCACATAAGGGACAAG ctgGCAGCTATTAAACTGGCGCGGTACGGTGAAGACCTGCTGTTCTATCTGTACTACATGAACGGAGGAGACCTGCTACAGCTCCTGGCAGCAGTAGAGCT CTTTAACCGGGATTGGCGGTACCACAAAGAGGAGCGGGTGTGGATCACGCGGGCGCCGGGCATGGAGCCCACACTAAAGACCAACACCTATGAGAGGGGGACCTACTACTTCTTTGATTGTCTTAACTGGAGGAAGGTAGCCAAG GAGTTCCACCTGGAGTACGAAAAGCTAGAAGAGAGGCCCCACGTCCCATCTACCTTCAACTACAACCCAGCTCAGCAGGCCTTCTGA